The following are encoded together in the Clostridium sp. 'White wine YQ' genome:
- a CDS encoding AAA family ATPase: MEVVKFKEFRDKVYQNVSKVIIGKEDIIDKVLCAFICNGHVLMEDVPGLGKTKLSKSIAKTLDCTFKRIQFTPDLLPSDLTGIYFFNQKLGDFEFRKGPLLSEFVLADEINRATPRTQAALLECMEEKQLTVEGNTIKLEPPFFVMATQNPVEQFGTFPLPEAQLDRFFMRLSMGYPEFSEEENMMDRFMFNDPLDELSAVVTKEEIKYVQDHYKEVHISKELKDYILTIVRETRNNNNVSLGCSPRASLNLMKGCQAYASINQRDYVIPEDVKMLAIPILSHRLVLKNQIGSQSEKSEEIIREILSTVDAPLEKI, translated from the coding sequence ATGGAAGTTGTAAAGTTTAAAGAATTTAGAGACAAGGTTTATCAAAATGTCTCTAAAGTTATTATCGGTAAAGAAGACATAATAGACAAAGTACTTTGTGCCTTTATTTGTAATGGACATGTACTAATGGAGGATGTTCCTGGCTTAGGTAAAACAAAATTAAGCAAATCTATTGCTAAAACTTTAGATTGTACCTTTAAAAGAATTCAATTTACTCCTGACCTTTTGCCTTCAGATTTAACTGGAATTTATTTTTTCAATCAAAAATTAGGAGACTTTGAATTTAGAAAAGGTCCTCTTCTAAGCGAATTTGTCCTTGCAGATGAAATAAACAGAGCAACTCCAAGAACTCAAGCTGCCTTATTAGAATGTATGGAAGAAAAACAGCTTACTGTGGAAGGAAATACTATAAAATTAGAACCTCCTTTCTTTGTAATGGCAACTCAAAATCCTGTAGAACAATTTGGAACTTTTCCATTACCAGAAGCTCAACTAGATAGATTTTTTATGAGACTTTCAATGGGATACCCTGAGTTTTCTGAAGAAGAAAATATGATGGATAGATTTATGTTTAATGATCCTTTGGATGAACTTTCAGCTGTAGTAACAAAGGAAGAGATTAAATATGTTCAAGATCATTATAAAGAGGTTCACATAAGCAAAGAGTTAAAAGACTATATATTAACTATTGTTCGTGAAACTAGAAATAATAATAATGTTTCTTTGGGTTGCTCCCCAAGAGCTTCTTTAAACTTAATGAAAGGTTGTCAAGCATATGCGAGTATTAATCAAAGAGATTATGTAATTCCCGAAGATGTTAAAATGCTAGCTATACCTATTCTTAGCCATAGACTAGTTCTAAAAAACCAAATAGGTTCACAATCTGAAAAGTCAGAAGAAATTATTAGAGAAATACTAAGCACTGTTGATGCACCACTTGAAAAAATATAG
- a CDS encoding DUF58 domain-containing protein has translation MLSYFAFAFLIILLLALGEFTRRNGFRNLKIKRTIKNNKVQIGEEIFVTTTIENKKWLPISFLHLQQDIPSDLTTELNKNEVSLFLSIKWHERIKSTFKLKGEKRGVYLLKTVKLSLGDLFGFSSEVMQIDDYNEIIIYPPIKSIDSFYLVSNNIQGDNIIKRWIYKDPIFTRGIREYNVEDRMKDIHWPSSLKANKLMVKEYDYSSDRELIIILNTQCGAPYFSVTNSDVIESGIELSVSLINSSINMGTPTGFWTNAHILGFRKDLKNMIEPFLNSFTEILELCGRMSSASPREDFASFLSSNLMHFRKNAVYTVISCFFDDESIYMLNKLKNAGMCIKIIDITPDASLPEVNGIEKIILTGGNANESN, from the coding sequence ATGTTAAGTTATTTTGCATTTGCCTTTCTAATAATACTTCTATTAGCTTTGGGAGAATTTACACGTAGAAATGGCTTTAGAAATCTTAAAATCAAGAGAACCATAAAAAATAATAAAGTTCAAATAGGAGAAGAAATTTTTGTAACTACAACTATAGAAAATAAAAAATGGCTTCCTATTTCATTCCTTCATCTTCAGCAAGATATACCAAGTGATCTTACTACTGAACTTAATAAAAATGAAGTAAGCTTATTTTTATCTATAAAGTGGCATGAGAGAATTAAAAGTACCTTTAAGCTTAAGGGAGAAAAAAGAGGGGTTTATCTTTTAAAAACTGTGAAATTATCTTTGGGAGACTTGTTTGGTTTTAGTTCTGAAGTCATGCAGATAGATGATTATAATGAAATTATCATATATCCACCAATTAAAAGTATAGATTCCTTTTACCTAGTTAGCAATAATATTCAAGGTGATAACATAATAAAAAGATGGATATATAAAGACCCTATCTTTACTCGTGGCATTAGGGAATATAATGTTGAGGATAGAATGAAGGATATTCACTGGCCATCCAGTTTAAAGGCTAATAAGCTAATGGTTAAGGAATACGATTATTCATCTGATAGAGAACTTATTATAATTCTAAATACCCAGTGCGGTGCACCATACTTTAGTGTAACAAACTCAGATGTTATTGAAAGTGGTATTGAACTTTCTGTCTCATTAATTAATAGTTCAATTAATATGGGTACCCCAACTGGTTTCTGGACAAATGCACATATTTTAGGTTTTAGAAAAGATTTAAAAAATATGATAGAACCTTTTTTAAATTCCTTTACTGAAATCTTAGAACTTTGCGGAAGGATGTCCTCTGCCTCCCCTAGAGAAGATTTTGCTTCATTTCTTTCTAGCAACTTAATGCACTTTAGAAAGAATGCTGTCTATACTGTAATCTCATGCTTCTTTGATGATGAGAGCATTTATATGCTTAACAAACTTAAGAATGCTGGAATGTGTATTAAAATAATTGATATAACCCCAGATGCTTCTTTACCTGAAGTAAATGGTATTGAAAAAATTATATTAACTGGAGGTAATGCTAATGAGTCAAATTAG
- a CDS encoding RICIN domain-containing protein, translating to MSKKLSLTKALVFASMLATSIIVAHPLKTSAAVVSGQTYKLINVGSGKALDVYAAGTANYTNVDIYTDNSTGAQQWRIIQNSDGTYKLINVNSNKALDVYAAGNADYTNVDIYTDNGTAAQKWNIIAVNGGTTPSVNKPSEVPNDIWTYAINADRKYTNDGDFALLLCAVIKKESYFGAGLGGSPSSGDGLMQVEPNTRNAYAAKFQAKYGYAYNHGSYQDQVYLGALILNENIVQFGSVYNGLLHYNGGPNWYPGATDSYGRVIEADKYANEVYGTYRSYGGKR from the coding sequence ATGAGTAAAAAACTATCTTTAACAAAAGCTTTGGTATTTGCATCAATGCTAGCGACATCAATTATTGTAGCCCACCCATTAAAAACATCAGCTGCTGTTGTTTCTGGACAAACTTATAAACTTATTAATGTTGGTAGCGGAAAAGCTCTTGACGTTTATGCTGCTGGGACAGCAAACTATACCAATGTTGATATTTATACTGACAACAGTACTGGAGCTCAGCAATGGAGAATTATACAAAACAGTGATGGCACTTACAAGTTAATTAATGTAAATAGTAATAAGGCCCTCGATGTTTATGCTGCTGGAAATGCTGATTACACTAACGTCGATATTTACACTGATAACGGAACTGCTGCTCAAAAGTGGAACATCATTGCTGTTAATGGCGGAACTACACCATCAGTAAACAAGCCTTCTGAAGTTCCAAATGATATATGGACATATGCTATTAATGCTGATAGAAAGTATACTAATGATGGAGATTTTGCTCTATTATTATGTGCTGTAATTAAAAAAGAAAGCTATTTTGGGGCAGGCTTAGGTGGAAGCCCATCTTCTGGAGATGGATTAATGCAAGTAGAACCAAACACTCGAAATGCCTATGCAGCCAAGTTCCAAGCAAAATATGGGTATGCTTATAATCACGGTAGTTACCAAGATCAAGTATACTTGGGTGCTCTTATTCTAAATGAAAATATTGTACAATTTGGTAGTGTATACAACGGTCTATTGCATTATAATGGAGGCCCTAACTGGTATCCAGGTGCTACAGATTCATACGGACGTGTAATAGAAGCTGATAAATATGCAAATGAAGTTTATGGAACCTATAGATCCTATGGTGGAAAACGATAA
- a CDS encoding alpha/beta-type small acid-soluble spore protein, which produces MASRGNRVLVPQAKEGLSRFKMESASEVGVTLNEGYNGDLTAREAGSVGGQMVKKMVEAYEKNL; this is translated from the coding sequence ATGGCAAGTAGAGGTAACAGAGTTTTAGTACCACAAGCAAAAGAAGGTTTATCTAGATTCAAAATGGAATCTGCTAGTGAAGTAGGAGTTACTCTAAATGAAGGTTACAATGGAGATTTAACTGCTAGAGAAGCTGGCTCAGTAGGCGGACAAATGGTTAAAAAGATGGTTGAAGCTTACGAAAAAAATCTATAA
- a CDS encoding DUF2812 domain-containing protein, whose product MKSKYVMIEGLAFNEEGDMKRLSEYASQGWILEGIVGGFFYKLKKDKPQNIVYSLDYQTEANEEYFNIFKEAGWNHIISVGKQMHIFSAEEGTKPIYSDRETQIDKYEDVRLRTGKASLYSSIAGILLIGLLIFSFIARLPIFLPILCLLVIDIVIFVFNFMPYVAYNSRIKQIEKDGGDKSEAINNKGLWKLYIFIGIAFLVLGILDLIDKKYLGVLSVAVGGLYIYLSLNHYKKYKKS is encoded by the coding sequence ATGAAAAGTAAATATGTAATGATTGAGGGGCTTGCATTTAATGAAGAAGGAGATATGAAAAGATTAAGTGAATATGCAAGTCAAGGATGGATACTTGAAGGTATAGTAGGAGGATTTTTTTATAAGTTAAAAAAAGATAAACCTCAAAATATCGTATATAGTTTAGACTATCAAACGGAGGCAAATGAAGAATATTTTAATATATTTAAAGAAGCTGGATGGAATCATATTATTTCTGTAGGAAAACAAATGCATATTTTCTCAGCAGAAGAGGGGACCAAGCCAATTTATAGCGACAGAGAAACACAGATAGATAAATATGAAGATGTAAGACTTCGAACAGGAAAAGCATCACTTTATTCTTCTATAGCGGGAATATTATTAATAGGGTTATTAATTTTTTCTTTTATAGCTAGGTTACCTATATTTTTGCCTATTCTATGCTTGCTAGTTATTGATATAGTTATTTTTGTGTTCAACTTTATGCCTTATGTAGCATATAACTCTAGAATTAAGCAAATAGAAAAAGATGGTGGGGATAAAAGTGAGGCAATTAATAATAAAGGATTGTGGAAGTTATATATATTTATAGGTATTGCTTTTTTAGTACTAGGGATATTAGATCTTATTGATAAAAAATATCTTGGAGTACTTTCTGTAGCTGTAGGAGGTTTATATATTTATCTTAGTTTAAATCACTATAAGAAATATAAAAAATCTTAA
- a CDS encoding PadR family transcriptional regulator → MPRKDSIDIGELTDSAFYILSCVIEEKHGYLIMKAIEKFTDNQVVIGPASLYTTLKKLLAAELVELSSDTDENKKVYRITDKGRKMLINEIERKKQMIKFAENFLISKEDNHEK, encoded by the coding sequence ATGCCGAGAAAAGATTCCATTGATATTGGTGAACTTACTGATTCAGCTTTTTATATTTTATCTTGTGTTATTGAGGAAAAGCATGGATATCTTATTATGAAAGCAATTGAAAAATTTACTGATAATCAAGTTGTTATAGGGCCAGCATCACTTTATACAACACTTAAAAAGCTATTAGCTGCAGAATTAGTAGAGTTAAGTTCAGATACAGATGAAAATAAAAAAGTATATAGAATAACAGATAAAGGACGAAAGATGCTCATAAATGAAATTGAGCGTAAAAAACAAATGATTAAATTCGCTGAAAATTTCTTAATTAGTAAGGAGGATAATCATGAAAAGTAA
- the helD gene encoding RNA polymerase recycling motor HelD: MNRNDFEWNLEDQWLQAVLSEARKQLRENNDFKEKFRKDAIETQRQLWQDVGSISISNGLEQVVEFMEFIGTMKRQKRTHEFTKKIQEKYERMILSPYFGRIDFVEKGEEKAEKYYIGVSNLINDDYDFLVYDWRAPISSMFYDYEIGKAKYECPEGTVEGELTLKRQYKINNGKIDYMFDSNITIDDEILQGMLSKNTDSKMKAIVTTIQREQNKVIRNEEYKNLIVQGPAGSGKTSVALHRIAYLLYKHRDKITPQNIIIFSPNEIFNDYISNVLPELGEDNMCQTTFKEYMHNALGNDFKKEDYCEMMEYILGSKKEADYEERIINIKYKSSVEFVDTLKQYADYIDKMDRNFKDIILGDRLIISSEEVQELFFKDYIKLPLKRRLQKIKERILFLIEPYEKQRVEEVSSELKDSGNYIDKIEIMERSLASAKSEMKGLYDEINMMTRFDLVEIYKGFFENLDTLANNLNSQYDKKKINEIKRYSLENLRAGKLNYEDQTPLLYLKGVLGDLPRTSEIKYVIIDEAQDYTPLQYEILYQLFNHANMTILGDLNQSINPFMNVGDYNNISRVFPKDNTCIINLTKSYRSTMEITKFARKLLNKEITDECVERNGEKPLIFGFTNEEKIREKLLYDIKAYKDKGYKSIGIIARTAKEAEEVYSFLKDKINVKVILKDDDEYVSDTLVIPAYLAKGLEFDVALIYNAGNENYSSEEERLLFYTACTRALHVLCIYYSGKCTPLLNESFKIVADYN, translated from the coding sequence ATGAACAGAAATGATTTTGAATGGAATCTTGAAGATCAATGGCTACAAGCTGTACTTAGTGAGGCTCGCAAACAATTAAGAGAAAACAATGATTTTAAAGAGAAATTTAGAAAAGATGCTATTGAAACACAAAGGCAACTATGGCAGGATGTAGGTTCAATTTCAATTTCAAATGGATTAGAACAAGTTGTAGAATTTATGGAGTTCATTGGAACAATGAAAAGACAGAAGAGAACTCATGAATTTACAAAAAAGATTCAAGAGAAATATGAGAGAATGATTTTGTCGCCTTATTTCGGAAGAATCGACTTTGTTGAAAAAGGAGAAGAAAAAGCTGAAAAATATTATATTGGAGTTTCAAATCTTATTAACGATGACTATGATTTCCTAGTATACGATTGGAGAGCTCCTATTTCTAGTATGTTCTATGATTACGAAATCGGAAAAGCAAAATATGAATGCCCTGAAGGAACTGTAGAAGGCGAACTTACACTAAAGAGGCAGTATAAGATTAATAATGGTAAAATCGACTATATGTTTGATAGCAACATTACAATAGATGATGAGATACTTCAAGGGATGCTGAGTAAAAACACTGATAGCAAGATGAAAGCCATAGTAACAACAATTCAAAGAGAACAAAATAAAGTCATACGTAATGAAGAGTACAAAAATTTGATAGTTCAGGGGCCAGCAGGAAGCGGAAAAACATCTGTTGCACTTCATAGAATTGCCTATTTACTTTATAAACATAGAGATAAAATTACTCCACAAAATATAATAATATTCTCACCAAATGAAATTTTTAATGACTATATATCTAATGTATTACCTGAGCTTGGAGAAGATAATATGTGCCAGACAACCTTTAAAGAATATATGCATAATGCCTTAGGAAATGACTTTAAGAAGGAAGATTACTGCGAAATGATGGAATATATCTTAGGGTCAAAGAAGGAAGCAGATTATGAAGAAAGGATCATCAACATAAAATATAAATCTTCAGTAGAATTTGTGGATACCTTAAAGCAATATGCAGACTATATTGATAAAATGGATAGAAATTTTAAAGATATCATTTTGGGTGATAGGTTAATAATTTCTTCGGAGGAAGTACAAGAATTATTTTTTAAAGATTATATTAAACTTCCACTTAAAAGGAGACTTCAAAAGATAAAAGAAAGAATTTTATTTTTAATAGAACCTTATGAGAAACAAAGAGTAGAAGAAGTGTCTAGTGAACTTAAAGACTCAGGTAACTATATAGATAAAATCGAGATTATGGAACGTAGTTTAGCTAGTGCAAAGAGTGAAATGAAGGGTTTATATGATGAAATAAATATGATGACAAGATTTGATTTAGTTGAAATTTATAAAGGCTTTTTTGAAAACCTAGATACACTCGCTAATAATTTAAATTCACAATATGATAAGAAGAAAATAAATGAGATTAAAAGATATTCTTTAGAAAATTTGAGAGCTGGAAAACTTAATTATGAAGATCAGACACCACTTTTATATTTAAAAGGTGTACTGGGAGATCTACCAAGAACCTCAGAAATCAAATATGTAATAATAGATGAGGCTCAAGACTACACTCCACTTCAATATGAAATTCTCTATCAGCTTTTTAATCATGCCAATATGACTATACTAGGGGATTTAAATCAGTCAATTAATCCATTTATGAATGTTGGAGATTATAATAATATTTCAAGAGTATTTCCTAAAGATAACACCTGTATAATAAACCTAACTAAGAGTTATAGATCAACCATGGAAATTACTAAGTTTGCAAGAAAGCTGCTTAATAAGGAAATTACTGATGAATGCGTAGAAAGAAACGGAGAAAAACCTTTAATTTTTGGTTTCACGAATGAAGAAAAGATAAGAGAAAAACTTCTTTATGATATAAAAGCATATAAGGATAAGGGATATAAATCCATTGGAATTATAGCAAGGACAGCAAAAGAAGCTGAAGAGGTATATAGTTTTTTAAAAGATAAGATAAATGTGAAGGTTATACTGAAAGATGATGATGAATATGTAAGTGATACGCTAGTAATACCAGCTTATCTTGCAAAAGGGTTAGAGTTTGATGTAGCACTTATTTATAATGCTGGTAATGAAAATTACAGCTCAGAGGAGGAAAGGCTGCTGTTTTATACGGCATGTACTAGAGCGCTTCATGTTTTATGCATTTACTACTCAGGTAAATGTACACCATTGCTAAATGAGTCATTTAAGATTGTTGCTGACTATAATTAA
- a CDS encoding MDR family MFS transporter, with product MIQKKNKSSGSMLSGIFLAAFLATLGTSAVNIALTAFMQDFNTDLNTAKWTLTGFMLAMGTVAPLTGYLGQKFSNKKVYLYAIIGYTFASAFCAFAWGSTSLIAFRVLQGCFSGLIAPTAMTIIYQSIPKEKQAFAISLWSLAAYLAPAFGPTLSGWLIETFSWRAIFVINIPIGIISAIMIKYFVPYYKLDKPKSFDAIGFATSIFSSLMLLIAFSESSTWGWSSPKTIVLMVAGAITLAVFIWRELHYKFPILNIRVFKYTRYTMSVIVGCIITIALYAGSLLTPLFLQNVQQQTALQAGLILLPASLAMALIMPLVGKLYNRVGPRMLIFIGVSLIGLGSWEMAHLTMSTPSSYIVFWMIVRNIGISLSTMPATNSGMSAVPREMSGHASSVNNWIRQGFASLSMGVFASLLTARTAFHAKSMAILNPSDKLLPLKSFTLAVNDIYKISTVIILVAIPISFYLKKESKHKVIIEDIEENVA from the coding sequence ATGATTCAAAAGAAAAATAAATCAAGTGGATCGATGTTATCAGGAATCTTTCTTGCAGCTTTTTTAGCGACTTTAGGCACGAGTGCAGTTAATATTGCACTTACAGCTTTTATGCAGGATTTTAATACAGATTTAAATACGGCCAAATGGACATTAACTGGTTTCATGTTAGCTATGGGTACAGTTGCTCCGCTTACGGGTTACTTAGGTCAAAAGTTTAGTAATAAAAAAGTTTATTTATATGCTATTATTGGATATACTTTTGCATCTGCCTTTTGTGCGTTTGCATGGGGGAGTACATCACTCATCGCTTTTAGAGTGTTACAAGGATGCTTTAGTGGACTTATTGCACCTACTGCAATGACTATAATTTATCAAAGTATCCCAAAGGAAAAGCAAGCTTTTGCTATAAGCTTATGGAGTTTGGCGGCATATCTTGCGCCAGCTTTTGGACCTACATTAAGTGGATGGCTAATTGAGACCTTTAGTTGGAGAGCTATATTTGTTATAAATATTCCTATAGGGATTATTTCTGCAATAATGATTAAATACTTTGTACCATACTATAAGTTAGATAAACCTAAAAGTTTTGATGCTATTGGTTTTGCGACAAGTATTTTCTCGAGTTTAATGCTATTAATAGCATTTAGTGAAAGTTCTACATGGGGATGGAGTTCCCCTAAAACAATAGTTCTTATGGTGGCTGGCGCTATAACTTTGGCTGTGTTTATATGGAGAGAGTTACACTATAAGTTTCCTATACTTAATATTAGGGTGTTTAAGTATACAAGATATACAATGAGTGTTATTGTAGGCTGTATAATAACAATAGCGCTTTATGCAGGGTCATTATTAACTCCATTATTCCTTCAAAACGTTCAACAACAAACAGCATTACAAGCAGGGCTAATTTTGCTGCCGGCTTCCTTGGCAATGGCATTAATAATGCCTTTAGTAGGTAAATTATACAATCGTGTTGGACCGCGTATGCTAATATTTATAGGAGTATCTTTGATTGGATTAGGTTCATGGGAAATGGCACATTTAACAATGAGTACACCTTCATCCTATATTGTATTTTGGATGATTGTAAGAAATATAGGAATATCATTATCCACAATGCCAGCAACAAACTCTGGTATGTCAGCAGTGCCGCGAGAGATGAGCGGGCATGCATCCTCTGTTAACAATTGGATAAGACAAGGATTTGCATCTTTATCCATGGGGGTATTTGCTTCATTGCTTACAGCAAGAACTGCTTTTCATGCGAAGAGTATGGCTATATTAAATCCAAGTGATAAACTGTTACCACTTAAGTCTTTTACCTTGGCAGTAAATGATATTTATAAAATATCTACAGTTATAATATTAGTAGCTATTCCTATAAGTTTCTACTTAAAAAAGGAAAGTAAGCATAAAGTTATTATTGAAGATATAGAAGAAAACGTAGCATAA
- a CDS encoding PadR family transcriptional regulator yields the protein MNTLSYGLLGLLVNESLSGYDLTNRANIFWHTTHSRIYPLLGKLEQEGYVTFSLIRQSDKPDKKIYSLTEKGLNAVKLWLKSPTDAPVTKDEFFFKVYCMHVLDSSGINKLITERENMYRSRIKYCTERIEHLREFYSGKLLTTNTTGFGRYISLKKAISDAENGLHWCTWVRKLYENSSEINIFEYDL from the coding sequence ATGAATACCTTATCATATGGCCTTTTAGGCTTATTAGTCAACGAATCTCTTTCAGGATATGATTTAACTAACCGTGCTAATATTTTCTGGCACACTACTCACAGTAGAATCTATCCCCTGCTTGGGAAACTTGAGCAAGAAGGTTACGTAACCTTTTCATTGATTAGACAATCAGATAAGCCAGATAAAAAAATATATTCACTTACAGAAAAAGGACTTAATGCTGTAAAACTATGGCTCAAATCTCCTACTGATGCGCCAGTTACTAAAGATGAGTTTTTCTTCAAGGTATATTGTATGCATGTTTTAGATTCATCTGGAATCAATAAACTTATTACTGAAAGAGAGAATATGTATAGAAGCAGAATCAAATACTGCACAGAACGGATTGAACATCTGAGAGAATTTTACAGTGGTAAGTTATTAACTACAAACACCACAGGGTTTGGAAGATATATCTCTCTTAAGAAGGCCATCTCAGATGCAGAAAACGGCCTTCACTGGTGCACCTGGGTGCGTAAACTATATGAAAATAGTAGTGAAATAAATATTTTTGAGTATGATTTATAA
- a CDS encoding PqqD family protein gives MLNNNEDVLNIIYKISDNLEYEVDEENIVTVLMKQDHKVQRFFRKLKFRIPEYKKISLDEYGSWIFLQIDGNKNVKDIGESLEAKYGDKVHPLYERLLLFLNHIEVNCHYIEKVNY, from the coding sequence ATGCTGAATAATAATGAAGATGTTTTAAATATAATATATAAGATATCTGACAACTTAGAATATGAGGTAGATGAAGAAAATATTGTGACTGTACTTATGAAGCAAGATCATAAAGTCCAAAGGTTCTTTAGAAAACTTAAATTCAGGATTCCAGAGTATAAAAAAATCTCTTTAGATGAATATGGAAGTTGGATATTCTTACAGATAGATGGCAATAAAAATGTAAAAGATATAGGAGAAAGTCTAGAAGCAAAGTATGGTGATAAAGTTCATCCGCTTTATGAAAGACTACTATTGTTCTTAAATCATATAGAAGTTAATTGCCACTATATAGAAAAAGTAAATTACTAA